The Triticum aestivum cultivar Chinese Spring chromosome 7B, IWGSC CS RefSeq v2.1, whole genome shotgun sequence genome window below encodes:
- the LOC123158420 gene encoding serine/threonine-protein phosphatase 7 long form homolog, with product MARERWYHGLHKGYDKDHRARDIENNGELTPMRMRGHSAHDWPCDERYEPYFERLGLLPFVLQFKRHAPSIDHGAMTALIDRWRPETHSFHLSCGEMTVTLEDMAMISGLPINGEALTGTTVSANWRDRVGQLTGVFPEPPEEGERDSEKVLHHWLRGERGVVCPPDANEVVVQQHARAYLWYLLTRVVFPDSTGNKAQWIFLDLLSDWDRKYSWGSGALAYLYRQLDEACRRKKGTSGMGGFVWCLQVWMWERMPVGRPEKNKTPPEGWVAHDGRYGEDPWRFPTVAYCWEMANVYTGSSVARYKCYINELDMLTHKQVDWMPYDADYAFRLNEMCTRDRNIWRARCPLICFYAVEWHYPDRVARQFGRRQGTPRDESFETSQFLHRISRKNNPETSTWAIKHSEWIDLWNQRVALVEKERRQHSDSVYEEHLKWLAGRYRLKLKPGWNRSELEELDRESGYMDFNIIFVIFILEGMELLHCVNEAGVALGEDEGSGSSEKSLRKTMKSFMSRFHKMAAMLSCHGSKAVFTARASTSRDNRRRRRLVLQQEQQEEQLQEEPEQEEAQQDEEEYNQDEEEVLGMSQMDDAPEPSQPTQRTPRSKRGRKK from the exons ATGGCGAGGGAACGGTGGTACCACGGTCTTCATAAAGGGTACGACAAAGACCATCGTGCGCGGGACATTGAGAATAACGGG GAACTAACACctatgcgcatgaggggtcatAGTGCCCACGACTGGCCGTGCGACGAGCGGTATGAGCCATACTTCGAGAGATTGGGCCTTCTCCCGTTCGTGCTTCAGTTCAAGCGACACGCTCCGTCGATCGACCATGGGGCGATGACCGCACTTATtgaccgttggaggccagagacaCACTCGTTCCACTTGTCATGTGGAGAGATGACCGTGACCTTGGAGGACATGGCGATGATCAGTGGCCTTCCAATCAATGGAGAAGCTTTGACCGGCACCACCGTAAGTGCTAATTGGCGAGATCGTGTTGGCCAATTGACAGGTGTTTTCCCCGAGCCTCCTGAAGAAGGCGAGCGTGACAGTGAGAAAGTGTTGCATCATTGGCTCCGAGGGGAGAGAGGAGTAGTATGCCCTCCGGACGCCAATGAGGTTGTTGTGCAGCAGCACGCCCGAGCATATCTGTGGTATCTGTTAACGAGGGTAGTGTTTCCAGATTCTACCGGTAATAAAGCCCAGTGGATATTCTTGGACCTACTAAGTGACTGGGACCGTAAGTACAGTTGGGGTTCAGGAGCACTAGCATACTTATATCGTCAG CTCGACGAGGCATGTCGTAGGAAGAAGGGCACATCTGGTATGGGTGGCTTTGTTTGGTGCCTTCAGGTTTGGATGTGGGAGCGGATGCCCGTTGGACGCCCCGAGAAAAACAAGACACCTCCTGAAGGATGGGTCGCACATGACGGGAGGTATGGAGAAGATCCTTGGCGGTTTCCGACCGTCGCCTACTGTTGGGAGATGGCGAATGTGTACACAGGCAGCTCGGTTGCGCGATACAAATGCTACATCAACGAGCTGGATATGTTGACTCATAAGCAG GTCGATTGGATGCCATATGATGCCGATTATGCTTTCCGGCTGAACGAGATGTGCACACGTGACAGGAATATTTGGCGGGCGAGATGCCCACTGATATGCTTCTATGCTGTCGAGTGGCACTACCCAGACCGTGTCGCAAGACAATTTGGGAGAAGGCAAGGGACACCAAGGGATGAGAGTTTCGAGACAAGCCAATTTCTGCATCG AATTAGTCGAAAGAATAACCCGGAAACTTCGACTTGGGCCATCAAGCACTCCGAGTGGATAGATTTGTGGAATCAAAGAGTGGCCCTAGTGGAGAAGGAAAGAAGACAACATAGTGATTCAGTATACGAAGAGCATCTGAAGTGGCTTGCGGGACGTTACCGGTTGAAGCTAAAGCCCGGTTGGAACCGTTCGGAATTGGAAGAGTTGGATCGTGAGAGCGGGTATATGGACTTCAAT ATAATTTTCGTGATCTTCATTTTGGAGGGCATGGAGTTATTGCATTGTGTTAACGAGGCTGGTGTAGCACTTGGTGAAGATGAGGGAAGTGGATCATCTGAGAAATCTCTTAGGAAAACAATGAAG AGTTTCATGAGTCGATTCCACAAGATGGCAGCTATGCTCTCTTGCCATGGAAGTAAAGCCGTCTTCACGGCTAGAGCTTCTACTAGCCGGGACAATAGACGTCGTCGTCGTCTTGTCTTGCAACAGGAACAACAAGAGGAGCAACTGCAAGAAGAGCCAGAGCAAGAGGAGGCGCAACAAgatgaagaggagtacaatcaagaCGAAGAGGAGGTGCTTGGGATGTCCCAAATGGATGATGCGCCTGAGCCATCACAGCCCACACAACGCACGCCGCGCAGCAAAAGAGGAAGGAAGAAGTGA
- the LOC123163169 gene encoding putative F-box protein At2g02030, protein MASPALQVPPMPGHGCHDPCLAAAATEDDDKNVSFLPDDVISEILSWLPAKSLCRTGCVSKKWRALISNPAFVAAHSSRAEPLLVAMTRASTGVLLQLMDTEGNVVRVGEARGWFRSFCLSYDGLACLTFSHKCSHNQLIDLAAAEKLMTCNTPAEFADGWIDRCTGVGRSAKTGAPKILGVVLESTITGLYHCVVLTAGEGAQWRPTQPPPYAISAVYDGYSEAVTFNGCVHFLSLDEDGVLVLCFDLETEQWKVIQGPPEVSSHAAGEKISMAELNGSVCVVQKTPNVVCMWLLTDPSGVTWIKAYAIQMGYTPIHFLMPLRMMHPSGRLLFCHYYDDSTMVPELQIYDPRSGGCTHVMNAPTKLIGKIRVCSSHIDPRF, encoded by the coding sequence ATGGCATCGCCAGCGCTTCAGGTTCCGCCCATGCCTGGACATGGCTGCCATGATCCTTGCCTAGCCGCCGCCGCAACCGAAGACGACGACAAGAACGTCTCGTTTCTACCCGATGACGTCATCTCCGAGATCCTCTCGTGGCTGCCGGCCAAGTCCCTGTGCCGAACCGGGTGCGTGTCCAAGAAGTGGCGCGCCCTCATCTCCAACCCGGCCTTCGTCGCCGCGCACAGTTCCCGCGCTGAGCCGCTCCTCGTCGCCATGACCCGCGCCTCCACCGGAGTGCTGCTGCAGCTGATGGACACGGAGGGCAATGTGGTGCGGGTGGGGGAGGCCCGAGGCTGGTTCCGGAGTTTCTGCCTGAGCTACGATGGCCTCGCCTGTCTAACCTTCTCCCACAAATGTTCCCACAACCAGCTGATTGATCTAGCCGCCGCGGAGAAGCTCATGACTTGCAACACACCGGCCGAGTTTGCCGATGGGTGGATAGACAGGTGCACCGGCGTCGGACGCTCCGCCAAGACCGGCGCGCCAAAGATCTTGGGCGTCGTCCTTGAGTCGACGATAACCGGCCTCTACCACTGCGTGGTTCTCACGGCAGGTGAAGGGGCCCAATGGAGGCCGACGCAGCCGCCACCGTACGCGATCTCTGCCGTCTACGACGGTTACAGCGAAGCAGTCACCTTCAACGGTTGCGTGCACTTCTTGTCCCTGGACGAGGACGGCGTGCTCGTGCTGTGCTTCGACCTCGAGACAGAGCAGTGGAAGGTGATCCAAGGGCCACCGGAGGTTTCCAGCCACGCGGCGGGGGAGAAGATCAGCATGGCGGAGCTCAACGGATCCGTGTGCGTCGTTCAAAAGACGCCGAACGTGGTCTGTATGTGGCTCTTGACTGACCCTAGCGGGGTGACCTGGATCAAGGCTTACGCAATTCAGATGGGTTATACGCCGATCCACTTCCTGATGCCGTTGAGAATGATGCATCCTAGTGGGAGGCTGCTCTTCTGCCATTACTATGACGATTCGACCATGGTGCCGGAGCTACAAATATATGATCCTCGTTCCGGGGGATGCACACATGTGATGAACGCGCCGACCAAACTCATCGGCAAAATCAGAGTTTGCAGCTCGCACATAGATCCTAGATTTTGA